Proteins encoded within one genomic window of Cytophagales bacterium:
- a CDS encoding ABC transporter permease, translating into MEEIHQAPKWPLNFFRWYCREDYVEDLEGDLQERYELNMQDKGRSYARKQFLLDVLKLFRPGIIQFKVNTQHSNAMTRHHFLIGYRNLLRNKWYSFLNIGGLALGMTIAILIGLWLHDEFTFNEVHDQKNRIVQILRKNSSKGETFVSRPLPGKLGPILDEQYKDLFDQIVIIRGRLEERAFANGRKRFSQKGYYMQDGGAEMFSLKMLQGSRSGLKDVNSIFLSQTLADKLFDRENPIGKFITMDNAVDLEVTGVYEDLPRNSTFNDASFFISLDRFITGKPWLFAWDNYNMWIYGKLSEGATSVAASESIEHLMKGHTGNQNGYPRAFAHPMNDWHFKSDFENGVPVLSETWKFVILYGMVGIFVLLLACINFINLSTARSEKRAKEVGIRKTFGSVRIELIRQFLTESFLYVFLAFLLSVVAAWSLLDWFNQVADKQLVMPFDQPIFWLAGLALTLATALISGSYPAFYLSHFQPISVLKKIGFSGRSSILGRRTLVVFQFTISMILIITSLVVQNQINFVKSRPVGYSQSGLLTLRSTSPEFEGKYELLRQELIATGMVTDIAQANYPITTTLGNMDDFMWDGKADYDPTFNMVIVNYDYGNTIGWEVVEGRDFSRDITSDQGGGIIINEAAQKVMGMENPVGQTITSRGGYAGLEKFRIVGVVKDLLKGSPFEPVQESIMILADMEMSNTFIRINPEVSTSEALIAISETFDELLPNTPFHYEFVDDVYARKFDLEERVGRLSSFFTLLACLISCLGLLGLAAYSAERRTKEIGIRKVLGASILNLWQLMSKEYTWLVLIALIFAIPISYFLMSSWLASYTFKVDLEMWVFVLAGIGTLLITHLTVSSQALKAATRNPTEVLHDE; encoded by the coding sequence ATGGAAGAAATTCATCAAGCGCCCAAATGGCCCCTGAATTTTTTTAGGTGGTATTGTCGGGAAGACTATGTGGAAGATCTGGAAGGAGATCTGCAGGAGCGCTATGAATTGAACATGCAAGATAAAGGTCGATCCTATGCCCGAAAGCAATTCTTACTCGATGTATTGAAATTGTTTCGGCCAGGGATCATTCAATTCAAGGTCAACACTCAACACTCAAATGCAATGACACGACATCATTTCTTAATCGGATACCGTAATCTGCTGCGCAACAAATGGTATTCATTCCTGAACATCGGAGGGCTGGCACTCGGTATGACCATTGCTATCCTGATCGGGCTCTGGCTACACGATGAGTTCACGTTCAACGAAGTACACGATCAGAAGAATCGGATCGTACAGATTCTGCGCAAGAATTCCTCAAAGGGAGAGACATTTGTGAGCCGACCATTGCCAGGAAAGCTGGGGCCAATCCTTGACGAGCAGTACAAAGACTTATTTGATCAAATAGTGATCATTCGGGGCAGACTGGAGGAGCGTGCCTTTGCGAATGGCCGCAAAAGATTTTCACAGAAGGGGTATTACATGCAAGATGGAGGAGCAGAGATGTTCTCTCTTAAGATGCTTCAGGGGTCTCGAAGTGGATTGAAAGATGTGAATAGCATTTTCTTGTCCCAGACCCTGGCCGATAAGCTCTTTGATCGTGAAAACCCGATTGGGAAATTCATCACCATGGATAATGCTGTGGACCTTGAAGTAACCGGGGTTTATGAAGATCTCCCAAGAAATTCTACTTTTAATGATGCATCGTTTTTCATTTCCTTAGATCGGTTCATCACTGGGAAGCCCTGGCTTTTCGCCTGGGACAATTACAACATGTGGATATATGGAAAGCTGTCGGAAGGAGCTACTTCAGTAGCCGCTTCCGAATCCATAGAACATCTGATGAAAGGCCATACCGGGAATCAGAATGGCTATCCAAGGGCTTTTGCTCATCCCATGAACGACTGGCATTTTAAGTCAGATTTTGAGAATGGTGTTCCTGTATTAAGTGAGACATGGAAGTTCGTCATCTTGTATGGGATGGTAGGCATTTTTGTCTTGTTGCTTGCCTGTATCAATTTCATCAACCTGAGTACCGCACGTTCCGAAAAGCGAGCGAAGGAAGTAGGCATTAGAAAAACTTTTGGTTCCGTTCGCATAGAGTTGATCCGTCAGTTTCTTACTGAGTCTTTCCTTTATGTGTTTTTAGCCTTTTTGTTATCCGTTGTTGCTGCCTGGTCACTTTTGGACTGGTTCAATCAAGTAGCAGATAAGCAATTAGTGATGCCATTTGATCAGCCCATTTTTTGGTTAGCAGGGTTGGCACTTACATTGGCTACGGCCTTGATTTCAGGAAGTTATCCGGCGTTCTATCTATCACACTTTCAGCCCATTTCTGTGCTCAAAAAGATCGGGTTTTCTGGCCGCTCCTCCATTTTGGGAAGAAGAACACTCGTTGTTTTTCAATTCACCATTTCGATGATCCTGATCATTACCAGTTTGGTGGTGCAAAACCAGATCAACTTCGTGAAAAGTCGCCCGGTGGGTTACAGCCAAAGCGGTTTGTTGACATTACGATCCACCTCGCCTGAATTTGAGGGAAAGTATGAGCTGCTTCGCCAGGAATTGATTGCTACAGGAATGGTGACGGATATCGCTCAGGCCAATTATCCGATTACAACCACTTTGGGCAATATGGATGATTTCATGTGGGATGGAAAAGCAGATTATGATCCTACTTTTAACATGGTGATCGTCAACTACGATTATGGCAATACCATCGGCTGGGAAGTCGTGGAAGGTCGTGATTTTTCACGGGATATTACCAGTGATCAAGGTGGTGGAATCATCATTAACGAAGCTGCTCAGAAGGTGATGGGTATGGAGAACCCAGTCGGACAGACCATAACGTCCAGAGGAGGATATGCGGGTCTTGAAAAATTTCGCATCGTTGGCGTGGTGAAGGATCTGTTGAAGGGGTCTCCTTTTGAGCCTGTACAGGAGTCCATCATGATACTGGCGGATATGGAAATGAGCAATACGTTCATTCGCATCAATCCTGAGGTTAGCACATCTGAGGCTTTGATTGCCATTTCAGAAACGTTTGATGAGTTACTGCCGAATACCCCTTTCCACTATGAATTCGTGGATGATGTTTATGCCCGAAAATTTGATTTGGAAGAGCGAGTAGGTAGGCTGAGTAGCTTCTTTACCTTGTTGGCATGTTTGATCAGCTGCCTTGGCCTATTGGGATTGGCCGCTTATTCGGCCGAACGTCGTACCAAGGAGATCGGTATTCGAAAAGTGTTAGGGGCCTCTATTCTGAACCTTTGGCAATTAATGTCTAAGGAGTACACGTGGTTAGTATTGATTGCGCTCATTTTTGCCATTCCAATCTCCTATTTCCTCATGTCCAGTTGGCTGGCCAGCTACACGTTCAAAGTAGATCTTGAGATGTGGGTATTCGTACTAGCCGGAATCGGTACGCTACTCATCACACATTTAACGGTGAGTTCACAAGCATTGAAAGCGGCCACCAGAAATCCAACAGAAGTACTGCACGATGAATGA
- a CDS encoding helix-turn-helix transcriptional regulator: protein MGKYHLGEFEEVVMLTVCVLHGQAYGIAIIDEMEKQLGRKVSIGSLQTVLRRLEDKGLLESELGEATKIRGGKRKRFFKPTSQGRKVLEETKEQRMKLWNAIPQIALKD from the coding sequence ATGGGAAAATATCACCTTGGGGAGTTTGAAGAAGTTGTCATGTTGACGGTCTGTGTATTGCATGGTCAGGCATACGGGATTGCCATCATTGACGAGATGGAAAAGCAACTCGGCAGGAAAGTAAGCATTGGTTCTTTGCAAACGGTCCTTCGACGATTAGAAGATAAGGGACTGTTGGAATCGGAACTGGGTGAAGCCACGAAGATCAGAGGCGGCAAGCGTAAACGCTTTTTTAAACCCACTTCGCAAGGTAGAAAGGTACTTGAAGAAACCAAAGAACAACGAATGAAACTCTGGAACGCGATTCCTCAAATTGCTCTCAAAGATTAA
- a CDS encoding VOC family protein, whose translation MKQSIAHVALVVNDYDEAIAFYTQKLNFTLIEDTPLSPEKRWVIVSPPGANECSLLLAKASGDEQQASVGNQTGGRVFLFLFTDDFWRDYNGMVEEGIKFVRTAEETEYGKVAVFEDLYGNKWDFIEPTHKNKWFSHIQG comes from the coding sequence TTGAAACAAAGCATTGCCCATGTTGCGCTAGTCGTCAATGATTACGATGAAGCCATTGCATTCTACACGCAGAAACTAAATTTCACACTGATTGAAGATACTCCACTCAGTCCTGAAAAAAGGTGGGTGATCGTCTCCCCTCCCGGTGCGAATGAATGCAGTCTGTTATTGGCTAAAGCTTCTGGTGACGAACAACAGGCAAGTGTAGGTAATCAAACCGGAGGCCGTGTCTTCTTATTCCTGTTTACTGATGACTTTTGGAGGGATTATAATGGCATGGTGGAAGAAGGCATCAAATTTGTTCGAACAGCAGAAGAAACAGAATATGGGAAGGTTGCTGTGTTCGAGGACCTGTATGGAAACAAGTGGGACTTCATTGAGCCGACGCATAAGAATAAGTGGTTTAGTCACATACAAGGATGA